ATTAGGGCGGGGAAATCTACTTTCTAATACCGTACGTTAAACTGCAGATAACCATAGCCTTCGCGTGAATTCTGGCCCACTGAAATCATTCACCAAACAAACCTCCCAAAATTCTCTTGCAATTTCTTGAAGTAATGTAAGATTTTTATAAATCTCTAATAAATGCTCTTTGTATGAAAAAAACACTTTTTATAATATTTCTCTACCTCATTACCTTCCCCCTTCTCGCAATCAATACCGTCATTCTAAAAAATGGCAAGACTCTAAAAGGAAAAGTAACCAATCAAAACGAACAAGGACTTACATTACAAACTACAGAGGGACCACAAACCGTTACAAAATCCCAAATATTAAAAGTAATCTATAAAGATGTTAGCGACCAAGAAGCAGAAAAAATCCGGATCGCTGAAGAAAAAAAATTACGAGAAAAAGAAGAGAAAGAAAAAGCGAAACTGGAAAAAGAGAGACTTCTAGCAGAAGCAAAGGAACAAAAACGTCTAGAAGAGGAAGCAAAACTTGCAGAACAGGCAAGACTCTTGGAAGAAAAAAATGTCGAAACTCAAGCAGAAAAAGAAGCAAAAGCCGAAGCAGAATGGCTCGCAACAAGAAAACTAGGTCCCTCTCCGGCAGCAGCCCAATGTGGTGGCCGATTAGCTTTGATTTGGCGATCTGCATTAATCCCAGGCTGGGGACAGTATTGTGGTGGTTATACGGTATCAGCAGGAACTTTTGGTACTTTGTTTTTTGGAACTCTTATGTATTCACTTGGACCTCTACGCACCGAAGAACAAAATGCAAAGTCCCATTATGATACAATGGTCTTACTCAACCAAATTGGAGGACCAGGTACCAGATTCAATGCACAAAATGTGAGTTTGCCTTCTGAATTTATTGGCGGATTTGTTGAGACTTCCATTACGGAAGATCTAATCACAAAAAGTAAAAACAATGCCAAAGAAGCAAATATCAAATATTTGGCTGGGCTCGGAACAGCAGGTATCATTTACATCACTAATGTCATCCATGCCTATATGATTGGGAGAGACCGGTATCCCGATCGCCCTTCTGTCAGCACTGGAGGCAAACAAATCAGAGAAGGTTTCGACTGGGATTCTGGTTGGGATAGACCTTATTCCATCACGGGCATTCGACCACAAATGAATTCAGTGTATGCAGAAGTTCGTTATTCTATTCTATTTTAAGGGACATACAAATGAAAAATTTATTCAGCATCATCTTACTTCTACTATTCTCTTTTCAGTGCAAAATTTTTAAACCATCCAACCTTGATCCCTCTGAAGACTTAGGTTCGCTACAATCCTTGCTTCGCTTGTTAAGCTTAGCCGATGCTTTCAATACCTATAGCCAAACTGTCGTCTTTATGAAGTTTACCGATCCCGGTGGAAATCCATACATCAACGGGGTCGTCACTTATTCTGTTTTTAACGAAGCAGACGAAAACGGAATAACCCCTTCACCCTTTGGAGAATCTGGAAATGTCCAATCCTATACCGTCACTCTCGATGCCAATGGTCGCGGTTTTTTATACTTCAGCGAGCGTGGGATTGCGAACCTTTTCGTCGCCAACTCAGGAGGAACTCTTGTCGGCGCAGCCAGCTTTCGCATATACAACGGGATCACAAAACAATCATTTTCTTTATTGACCCAAGGAGGAATTGTTCAGTTCGTTTTAGAAGACATTGCCAATTATCGAAATCGATTGGCATCGAATTCTACATTCACTCCACTTGGTTCTGCAAACGGAAGGCAGTTTATTTATTTAGAAGTTCTAACTTCCTATGTCTCCCCTAGTCAAAATACTTCCATCGGATATATTGCATCTTCGTCAGATGGAGAGAACTATGATTTGGTTACAAAAATTGACGGGGTAACCATTGAAAAAGGGGTAGGCTATGAGGTAGTATTAAAAATATCAAAACCGGTTTTTAATGGATCAGAATATGTATTTTTTCTTGCTGAAGAAAAACATGATTTTGTGGGTCCTCCACCAAATATACTTGGATTTCGTAACTTAGCATTGCGGATTCCTGCATTTTTTACACCTAACTCTAGTGCGGTGACTGGACTTACATTAGACCCAACATTTTTTTTGTATCGACCTGACAATTTTCCTTGGATGTATCCGGCTTTTTATTTTGGCAATGGTCGGTATCTCATCTCGCCGACATTCTATAGTGCGGTAGAAACAAAACCAATCCTCCTGAATGCTGATTTTTCAGTAAACCAAGATTTAAATTCTAGCTATAGCTGTAACCTTGCTAATTCAATAGTAAACTCAGTCGGCTTTCAAATTGTGACTATCGGTGGAACTGAATACCTTCAATGCCCTAGTTCATCGTTAACTTCCCCTATTCAGGTTAGAAGTATTGAAGGGAATACGATAAGCAATCGTGTTGTCATTTTCGATGGAACACAGAATTTTGAATCACTTCCTGTTTTTGTCAGAGGGAAGTTTGTTGCCACCTTTGGCACTGCACCTATTGGTTATACATTCAATGCAGATAATTACTTCTTACCAAATCCAACTTTGGTAAGAAATGCCTCGCCAATTTCAGGATTCAATTCTTCCATTATTAATTCAGGCACTAGTGGAATTCTGAGAACTGTAAAAAGCTCTGGGAACGCAGATTATTTTATCCTTTCTAGTAATCCTACTTTTTCAACACCTACCATCGAAATTTTTCGTAGCACAGATTCTTTAGGAAGCGTTACTCTATTACCAGGATTTCCAGGAACATACAGCACGGGGATTTCCAATGCAGAACAACTTCAATCGGCCAATGGAAAATTAAACTATAGCTATGCAATCTCCGCAGGTACTGGCGTTGGTTTTTTCCCAATTTACCTCACTCGATTCACACAAGATGATGGAAACTGGGAAGCTCTACCTAGATTAATCAAAATACGCTAAAATCAATCACCTATCTATCGATAGGTGGTAAACAGACAAACTCCCAATTATTTTATGTTAACGGTTTTCAAAATTCTAGAATTGTATAAAGGAAGTTCCTTTCCCACAAGAATCATTGCAAACGATTCCGAAAGTTATATTCTCAAAATGAAAGGCGCTGGGAACGGAGTAAAAAGCCTAATCCAAGAGTTTTTTGTCAATCGAGTTTGTTTTTCCTTAGGGTTCAACGTTCCGAATGCATACCCCATACTCCTTCCTGATAAGTTCCCATGGGATTTTGGAACCGATGAATTCGATGATTTAGTAAAAAAGAGTTTTGGTGTTAACTTAATCCTAGATTATATTGAAAACCAAACAGAAACACACAAATTAGAACCAAACTCAATGAGTGTAGAAATTAAAAACCAAATAATGGCAATTGATTTCTTTTTTAAAAATTTCGATAGAACCTTACAAAGTCATAATTTTTTAAAAGATCAAAAAGGAAAACTTTGGATCATAGATCACGGAAGTTGTGAATTTTTAAATGAGTCAATTATGAAAGAATCAAAAACACTTCCATCCAATCATATCTTCGCTTCTGAATCCATTCAAAACAATCAATACCTTCGCAAAATTCTACAATTTGATTTTGAGAAAGTGATCCAAAACATCCCCAAATCCTGGTGTAAGGAATTGGAAATTCAAAAGGAGGACCTCCGTTTAATTTTTAAAAATAGAATCCAATGGATTACATCTCTGTTTTCGCATTAAAAACAATTCGATCATCCTCCAAAACAAATCATTTCGGAAAGGAAGTATGTTCTTTTAGAAAAGAATTCACAATAGATTCATATTCACTAGGCCGAACATCAATCGACTTACAGTGGCTAGCCCCCCAATCAGTTTCTACCAGTTGTTTGTGGTTTGATTTTAAATTCTGAAATATTTCCTCAGAATGGAATACAGGAGTAAACTCATCTGTATTGGAATGAATCAATAGTACTGGCAAAAAAATAGATTTAGCAGCTTTTTTAGGAGAGACTTCATCGACTAGAAAATCAGCACGAAGTTCTGCTAGAGAAAGGGCAATAGGAGAAAGAAACAATATCAAAGGTGAATATAAATCAACTGCTCGTTTTTCCACGATCGAACGCATATCCATATAAGGTGAATCAGCAATCACAAAGGCAAAATCATTTCGACCCTCTGCAAATTGTAAAGCTGTGGCTGCACCAAACGATGCGCCAAAAACACCGATCTGCTCTTCTGGAACCGTACTGATTTCTGAAAAATATTCTATGGCTCGCTCCAAGTCTAGTTTCTCATAAAATCCGTACGTTCCGTATTCTCCTGCACTTTCACCGTGGTGGCGAGCATCATATAAAAACAAACTACATCCTCGTTTCCAAAACAAAGGAGCGTATTTCAAAACACTAAAGCGGGTTCTTGTATGTCCATGGAGTAAAACAACACCGCATTTTTTCTTTTTAGGATTTCTAAAATACCAACCGCGCAAACGAAGGTTACCATTCTGAAAACGTATGGATTCAGGCTCAGGGAGTCCAAAATCAGAAATGGAATTGATCTTTAATTTCGTCTTATCTTCCTCTAAGGTTGTGACGGGAAAGGAAACGATAGATGATGAAAAATAATAACCTGCGCCTAGCAAAAAAAAGGTGAAAACAATGATAAATGTACGGAGAATCTTTTTCATTAAAGGACCTAGTTGGAAAAATCTAGGAGAGACCACAATAGGAAAAGCGAATTTTCCAAAATGGCAGTTTTTGAACCGAAAAAGAATTGCCTGTTTGTCATCCTTCCCTCATTTCTTAAGGAAATCTATGAAACTATATTTAGCGTCACTATCCCTCCTCCTCTGTTTATCCTTTGCAAATTGTCGCACCATGGATGCTGCCGTCCAATACCCGGAATCAGGAAAAACGGATTTGGGAATTTCAAAAGTTGCCGTTCTACTTTTTGACATCGAAGAGGCAAAATGGGGAGATGAGTTTACTGATGCAGTTTCTTTACAAATTGCAAAGTTACTTCCGATCAGAGTCATAGAAAGAGAACAACTTTCAAAAGTGGTAAACGAACAAAGTTTTTCTAAAACAGGAATTATTGATACACAAACGGCTGTTCGTCTAGGGAAAGTCCTTGGTGTGGATGCATTGGTTTTTGGCAGAGGCTCTGCGCTGAAAAAATACGATGAAAAGGGAAAACTCATCCCTAATTTAGTTGATACTGTTTCTCTGAAAATCGTTCATATCGAATCAGGCCAGGTTATTGTCAACGCTCGCAAAAAACCAGGTGCTGATTGGACAATAGGAAAACTCATCCAATACAGTTTGGGACTTGGACTTATATGGAGTCGCGAAGACATTCTATTAACCACTAGCCAATATGACTTTGTTGCAGAGAGTTTAGTGGAACGTATTGTATCGGAACTAAAGAAATAAATTATTTTAAATCAAAAGGACAAATGATGAAAATTAATATTGGAATCCCAGAAGAAGAAAGAAGTGCCATCTCTGAATCTTTAAAAAAACTCTTAGCTGACACTTACACTTTGTATCAAAAAACACATAGTTATCATTGGAACGTTACTGGACCTATGTTTCAAACATTGCATATTTTATTTATGACTCAGTATACGGAACTTTGGAATGCAATTGATCCCATCGCAGAAAGAATCAGATCATTAGGTTATTATGCACCCATGGGTGGTTGGGAGTTTGCAAAATACTCTAGTATCACCGAAGACAAAGAAGTTCCCAAAGCCCATGATATGATCAAACATTTAGTGGAAGGAAATGAAGCTGTGATACGCACCGCTCGTGCAGCTTATGCTCCTGCTGAAAAAGGAAACGACCAAGCAACATTAGATCTACTCACACAACGATTAGACATCCATGAAAAAACAGCTTGGATGTTACGATCCTTACTCGAAGAATAAATTCTAGGAGCAGTAGTCAAAACTAGGCTACTGTTCCTTGGTTCGCAAAAAAGTGAATCGGATTTAGGAATTTAAGATAACTCTTTACCTAATATTTCCAAATATTTCGCCTGATGAGTGAAATGAATGTAATGGCCTCCGCCATCAACTTTTACTTTTTGATTGTTTTTGAAAAAATGATCCATAACAGCCCAATCACTACTTTTAATATACTCCGAATTTCCACCTAACAAAAACAATGTTTTCGTCTCTGAAGTTTTGTCATAAGAAAAGACATCCTCAAACACTCTACGTGCACGATTTAGACCGGAAACATTCAATTTCCATCGGTAAGTTCCATCGTCATTTCTTTCCAAACTCATCTGCAAAAACTGACGAATGAATGTATCAGGTAAATACTTCGCCATTTCCGCATCAATATCGTTTCTGGAAGAAAATCCATCCAAAGGAAACGACATCGCCTGAATTTCTTTATCATAAGCAAAAGGATAAGACCTGGGTGCAATATCTTGGATGATGAGTTCTTTCAAAAATCCTGGATGGGTTAAATCAAAATACATGGCAACAAGTCCACCCATAGAATGACCAATTAAAATTGGATTTTGAATTTGATGATCGGAAAAAAATTCTTCCAAATCCTCTGACATCAGTTTAATGGAATGTTCGTTTGTATGAGGAGAATCTCCATGATTTCTTTGATCGATTGTATAGACAGAACCAAAGTTTGATAGATACTTCCCGACTGTGACCCAGTTTTTAGACGACCCAAATAACCCGTGTAAGATGACGACATCGCCCTTGTTTTTTTTAATTTCTGAAGTAGGTTGAAAAGGATAGAGTTTGTAACTTAATTTCATTAAAACTTTCCTAAAAGTTCAAATCAGAGCTAACGAAAACATTCTTTTTTTAAGATTTGTAAATGAGGAAGGATTTGTTTTTTTTCCCTAGGCCCAATTTCAGATGCATATCGAATCATCTGACTAATTTCAGATTTAATTCCTTCACCAACCGGCGCAAAACAAGGAATGGAATCAGGATCTTTTGTCATCGATTGTAAATTGGAAACTAAATCTTTGGTATACAAATTGATATAATTGCCAGTAGGAAAAAGATAAATATAACGAAGTTTTCCTTTTCTCATCTCTTCTAGACGACATTTTAAATCCGTATTACAATCTGTACTCGGCATACTTTCAGTAGCCAAATAACCTGCGTAATCCGAATGTTTGGTTTTAGGATAGGCTTCTAATAATTTCCAAAAATAATTGGAATCAACATAGTATTTTCCTGAATTATAATCATACAATAAACGAGACTGGTGGCGTTTTAAAAATTCGAGAGTCCCCGGATCATTGTCTGGTTTGATTCCCTTTTCATTCATTAGGTCCACCGTTTTCTTTAGGAAAAACCCAGCCTTTGCTCGTATGAATATAAAATCGTCACCAGTAAATTTACCTGTCGAAGAAATCGAAAAAATAGAATCAGTAATTTCTTGTTTTGCTGCAAATTCAATGTTTTTTGATAGAATCATTCGTTCTGCTTCAAATAACAAAGTAGATAGGTATTGTTTTGGTGAAACGGAGCGGACTACGGATCTTTTGATAAATCCAGAAAGTCCATCTTCTAACTTCACAGGAATCCAATCTTCTTTGGGACTTTCGAGAGAATCCTTATCATAGGAAACAGGTTCTCCAAATTTTAATTTGCGCAAAACATCGCTTTTCTGGTCAGCAAACAGATGCAAGTTGAGGCCAATCACTGGAATGACAATTTGTGACTCGGAATCCTTTTTGACTAGTTCAGAAGGTTTTGATTGTTTGGATTTTTCTTGGATGGTTGGAACAGATTCCAAAGAACCAGTTTTCATCAGCAAGACTATCAAAATTGAAAGAAAAGAAATACTAAAGAAAAGGGAACGAAAAATAACCTTTCTTCTCCAATTTGCCATTCGGTAAAAAAACACAGCCCCTCTTCGAAAATATTTCGGTAAAGGGGCGGACTTCATTTTATTTTTGTAAATCCTCGACCATTTGTTTGATGCGAGCCACACCTTTTTCGATGTCTTTATCACCTAACGCATAAGACAAACGAATGGCTTTATCATCTCCAAAAGCAATGCCTGGCACTGCTGCCACATTGTATTTATCGAGTAAAACATCACAAAATAGTTTTGAGTAAGAAGATTCTTTTTTCTCAAGAAAAAGGCGTTTGAACCCGGGAGTTTCATACACACCAGTGATGTAAGGGAAGGCATAAAACGCACCCTCCGGCATCCGGCATTCCACACCCGGGATCTCACGTAAAAGTCCCACAATGAGTTTACGTCGTTTGTCAAAAGCTTTTAACATTTCGGATACAGGCGTTTGGTCACCAGTAAGAGCGGCCTCTGCAGCAGCTTGCGAGATCGAAGAAGCATTGCTTGTGGACTGGCCTTGCATGGTGTCCATGTTTTTTATAATCTCTGGATTCCCTGCCCCGTATCCAATCCTCCATCCAGTCATGGAATAGGCTTTTGACACTCCGTTAATCACAAAAGTTTTTTCCTTCATCTTCTCGGAGATCATTGCAGGATTTACAAATTCCAATCCATCATAAATGATTTTTTCGTAGATATCATCAGAAACTGTAATGATATCTTTTGGTTCCAAAACCTTTACGAGTGCTTCGACATCCGAACGAGTGTAAGCTGCCCCTGTTGGATTGGATGGGGAATTAAAAATAAATACCTTAGTTTTCGGAGTGATGGCTTTTTCCAATTGTTCCGCTGTGATTTTAAATCCACTAGAAATATCAGTAGCTACAATCACAGGAGTTCCTTCCGCCAAACGAACAATGTCCGCATAACTTACCCAATACGGCGCAGGAATAATGACTTCGTCGCCAGGATTCAAAGTTGCCATAAAAAAATTGTAGAGAACCTGTTTCCCACCTGTACCCACAATGATTTGATTCTTTTCGTACTTTAAACCATTTTCGGTTTCAAATTTACGAATGATGGCATCTTTTAAGGAAACCGTTCCACTCACTGGAGTGTATTTGGTTTTCCCTTGGTCCATTGCTTTTTTAGCAGCTTCTTTGATATGTGTAGGTGTATCAAAGTCAGGTTCCCCTGCTCCAAATCCAACCACATCAAGTCCACTCGCTTTCAACTGATTGGCTTTGGCAGTGATCGCGAGAGTGGGAGAAGGTTCTACGACATCCAGTCGTTTTGCTACAAGTTTCATTTTGTCCTCTATTTAGTGAGTGATTCCTCTGGAACTGTTTCTTTAAACTGATCCAAAGTATAAATTTCGTATTCATACCCTTGTTCGGTGAGGAAGAGTTGTCTGTTTTGACCAAATCTCTCTTCGTTAGTATCACGCGAAATCAACGAGTAAAATATAGCTGTATTGTCTTGGGATTTCGGACGAAGGATCCTTCCTAGACGCTGCGCCTCTTCTTGCCTCGAACCAAAGGTTCCCGATACCTGAATGGCTATGTTTGCATCTGGTAAGTCGATAGAAAAGTTTGCCACTTTAGATACCACAAGTTGTTTGATTTGTCCTGTACGGAAGGCCTGGTAGAGTTCCTGTCTTTCAGGAAGAGGAGTTTTTCCAGTAATCAAAGGAATTTTGAAAGTATTGGAAATCTCTTCTAACTGATTGATGTACTGTCCAATCACCAAAATGTTGTTAGTGGAGTGTTTTTTTAGGATATAACTAATCGCCCGAAGTTTTTCAGGATTTTCTGATGCCAAACGGAATTTTTCACGGTCATCCGCCACAGAATATTTCATACGAAGGTCATCTTCCATAGGAACACGGATCTCCACACAATTGGCTTCCGCAATCCATGACTTGGCTTCGAGTTCCTTCCAAGGTACATCGTATTTTTTAGGACCGATGAGGGAGAACACATCTTCTTCGAGTCCATCTTCACGCACAAGAGTTGCCGTTAAACCTAACCTGCGTTTGGCTT
The nucleotide sequence above comes from Leptospira harrisiae. Encoded proteins:
- a CDS encoding HipA family kinase yields the protein MLTVFKILELYKGSSFPTRIIANDSESYILKMKGAGNGVKSLIQEFFVNRVCFSLGFNVPNAYPILLPDKFPWDFGTDEFDDLVKKSFGVNLILDYIENQTETHKLEPNSMSVEIKNQIMAIDFFFKNFDRTLQSHNFLKDQKGKLWIIDHGSCEFLNESIMKESKTLPSNHIFASESIQNNQYLRKILQFDFEKVIQNIPKSWCKELEIQKEDLRLIFKNRIQWITSLFSH
- a CDS encoding pyridoxal phosphate-dependent aminotransferase; the encoded protein is MKLVAKRLDVVEPSPTLAITAKANQLKASGLDVVGFGAGEPDFDTPTHIKEAAKKAMDQGKTKYTPVSGTVSLKDAIIRKFETENGLKYEKNQIIVGTGGKQVLYNFFMATLNPGDEVIIPAPYWVSYADIVRLAEGTPVIVATDISSGFKITAEQLEKAITPKTKVFIFNSPSNPTGAAYTRSDVEALVKVLEPKDIITVSDDIYEKIIYDGLEFVNPAMISEKMKEKTFVINGVSKAYSMTGWRIGYGAGNPEIIKNMDTMQGQSTSNASSISQAAAEAALTGDQTPVSEMLKAFDKRRKLIVGLLREIPGVECRMPEGAFYAFPYITGVYETPGFKRLFLEKKESSYSKLFCDVLLDKYNVAAVPGIAFGDDKAIRLSYALGDKDIEKGVARIKQMVEDLQK
- a CDS encoding LA_0442/LA_0875 N-terminal domain-containing protein, whose amino-acid sequence is MKKTLFIIFLYLITFPLLAINTVILKNGKTLKGKVTNQNEQGLTLQTTEGPQTVTKSQILKVIYKDVSDQEAEKIRIAEEKKLREKEEKEKAKLEKERLLAEAKEQKRLEEEAKLAEQARLLEEKNVETQAEKEAKAEAEWLATRKLGPSPAAAQCGGRLALIWRSALIPGWGQYCGGYTVSAGTFGTLFFGTLMYSLGPLRTEEQNAKSHYDTMVLLNQIGGPGTRFNAQNVSLPSEFIGGFVETSITEDLITKSKNNAKEANIKYLAGLGTAGIIYITNVIHAYMIGRDRYPDRPSVSTGGKQIREGFDWDSGWDRPYSITGIRPQMNSVYAEVRYSILF
- a CDS encoding CsgG/HfaB family protein, with translation MKLYLASLSLLLCLSFANCRTMDAAVQYPESGKTDLGISKVAVLLFDIEEAKWGDEFTDAVSLQIAKLLPIRVIEREQLSKVVNEQSFSKTGIIDTQTAVRLGKVLGVDALVFGRGSALKKYDEKGKLIPNLVDTVSLKIVHIESGQVIVNARKKPGADWTIGKLIQYSLGLGLIWSREDILLTTSQYDFVAESLVERIVSELKK
- a CDS encoding alpha/beta fold hydrolase, coding for MKLSYKLYPFQPTSEIKKNKGDVVILHGLFGSSKNWVTVGKYLSNFGSVYTIDQRNHGDSPHTNEHSIKLMSEDLEEFFSDHQIQNPILIGHSMGGLVAMYFDLTHPGFLKELIIQDIAPRSYPFAYDKEIQAMSFPLDGFSSRNDIDAEMAKYLPDTFIRQFLQMSLERNDDGTYRWKLNVSGLNRARRVFEDVFSYDKTSETKTLFLLGGNSEYIKSSDWAVMDHFFKNNQKVKVDGGGHYIHFTHQAKYLEILGKELS
- a CDS encoding SH3 domain-containing protein; this encodes MKTGSLESVPTIQEKSKQSKPSELVKKDSESQIVIPVIGLNLHLFADQKSDVLRKLKFGEPVSYDKDSLESPKEDWIPVKLEDGLSGFIKRSVVRSVSPKQYLSTLLFEAERMILSKNIEFAAKQEITDSIFSISSTGKFTGDDFIFIRAKAGFFLKKTVDLMNEKGIKPDNDPGTLEFLKRHQSRLLYDYNSGKYYVDSNYFWKLLEAYPKTKHSDYAGYLATESMPSTDCNTDLKCRLEEMRKGKLRYIYLFPTGNYINLYTKDLVSNLQSMTKDPDSIPCFAPVGEGIKSEISQMIRYASEIGPREKKQILPHLQILKKECFR
- a CDS encoding alpha/beta hydrolase; this translates as MKKILRTFIIVFTFFLLGAGYYFSSSIVSFPVTTLEEDKTKLKINSISDFGLPEPESIRFQNGNLRLRGWYFRNPKKKKCGVVLLHGHTRTRFSVLKYAPLFWKRGCSLFLYDARHHGESAGEYGTYGFYEKLDLERAIEYFSEISTVPEEQIGVFGASFGAATALQFAEGRNDFAFVIADSPYMDMRSIVEKRAVDLYSPLILFLSPIALSLAELRADFLVDEVSPKKAAKSIFLPVLLIHSNTDEFTPVFHSEEIFQNLKSNHKQLVETDWGASHCKSIDVRPSEYESIVNSFLKEHTSFPK
- a CDS encoding Dps family protein gives rise to the protein MMKINIGIPEEERSAISESLKKLLADTYTLYQKTHSYHWNVTGPMFQTLHILFMTQYTELWNAIDPIAERIRSLGYYAPMGGWEFAKYSSITEDKEVPKAHDMIKHLVEGNEAVIRTARAAYAPAEKGNDQATLDLLTQRLDIHEKTAWMLRSLLEE